In Nonomuraea sp. NBC_00507, the following are encoded in one genomic region:
- a CDS encoding sugar ABC transporter substrate-binding protein: METARKRRGKAPKVTVAAAALLPLTLTALTGCGGAGAADAQAKNTLTIQDYYDEAHDPIYHACAKSLGVDIEINHIPGPGLIPKVLQQSSSRTLPDVLMLDNPDGQQIAASGALAPLTDYGVSGEGLVPSVVKAGTYEGKLYGLAPAVNTLVIFYNKDLFEAAGITSPPKTWDELRATAKKLTTQDRYGFAMSNINTYEGTWQFLPFMWSNGGSEEDITTPETAQALQLLVDLQNDGSMSKSSVIWSQDDVIDQFIAGKAAMVVNGPWQIPTLNEQKDVNWGTFTVPTRMASQDPVAPLGGEMFTVPRTGDKAKMAKSGQFVKCLVSSASQLQSAEVRQNIPADLGVAQKFGESSQTVMPFVGAVRNARSRTGILGPDWPKAATKIYNAVQIALTGLATPAEALRQAQGE; encoded by the coding sequence ATGGAGACAGCACGGAAGCGCCGCGGTAAGGCGCCCAAAGTGACTGTCGCGGCAGCGGCCCTCCTCCCCCTCACCCTGACCGCCCTGACCGGATGCGGCGGAGCGGGTGCTGCCGACGCTCAAGCGAAGAACACCTTGACGATCCAGGACTATTACGACGAGGCGCATGATCCGATCTACCACGCGTGCGCGAAGAGCCTCGGCGTCGACATCGAGATCAACCACATCCCAGGGCCGGGGCTGATCCCCAAGGTGCTTCAGCAGAGCTCCTCGCGCACCCTTCCCGACGTGCTGATGCTCGACAACCCTGACGGACAGCAGATAGCCGCCTCCGGCGCGCTCGCACCGCTGACCGACTACGGCGTGAGCGGAGAGGGCCTGGTGCCGTCCGTCGTGAAGGCCGGCACGTACGAGGGGAAGCTGTACGGCCTCGCCCCCGCCGTGAACACCCTCGTCATCTTCTACAACAAGGACCTGTTCGAGGCCGCCGGCATCACCTCACCTCCCAAGACATGGGACGAGCTGCGTGCCACCGCGAAGAAGCTCACCACGCAAGACCGTTACGGCTTCGCGATGAGCAACATCAACACCTACGAGGGGACGTGGCAGTTCCTGCCGTTCATGTGGAGCAACGGCGGCTCGGAGGAGGACATCACGACTCCGGAGACCGCGCAGGCGCTACAGCTCCTCGTCGACCTGCAGAACGACGGGTCCATGTCCAAGAGCTCGGTCATCTGGAGCCAGGACGACGTGATCGACCAGTTCATCGCGGGGAAGGCCGCGATGGTGGTCAACGGCCCATGGCAGATCCCCACGCTCAACGAGCAGAAGGACGTGAACTGGGGCACGTTCACGGTCCCCACGCGGATGGCATCGCAGGACCCGGTGGCCCCGCTCGGTGGTGAGATGTTCACGGTGCCGCGGACCGGCGACAAGGCCAAGATGGCCAAGAGCGGGCAGTTCGTGAAATGTCTCGTCTCATCGGCGAGCCAGCTCCAGTCGGCCGAAGTCAGGCAGAACATCCCGGCGGACCTGGGCGTCGCGCAGAAGTTCGGGGAGTCCAGCCAGACGGTCATGCCGTTCGTCGGCGCCGTGCGGAACGCGCGCTCGCGCACCGGGATTCTCGGGCCTGACTGGCCCAAGGCGGCCACGAAGATCTACAACGCCGTGCAGATCGCGCTGACGGGTCTGGCCACACCGGCCGAAGCGCTGCGGCAGGCACAGGGCGAGTAG
- a CDS encoding Gfo/Idh/MocA family protein, with protein MSAFARVADPARPLRVVQVGAGAMGLAWMRTLTASDDVELVGVADLDVDRAQAAVRAVGADAKVDVSLGGLLAATEPDAVVNVTVPAAHAEVNVEALFAGVPVLCEKPAAPTLAEAVVQVAAAEATGRLLMISQSRRYYAALAEYRRRLAELGTPGLLTTDFFRGPRFGGFRDEMEQPLLVDMAIHAFDAARYLLDAEPVSVSCESWNPAWSWYRGDAAATATFLFDDGTRYVYTGAWCTDGLETSWNGQWRAAGSGGAATWDGEDRVTSSVSGAADVPPGANEQIGGALEEFVGALRTGVEPSGAIARNIMSLAMVEAAVRSAESGARVHIDALMDQARHDALSRTVREEIRARLESWEPRRR; from the coding sequence GTGAGCGCTTTCGCCCGCGTCGCCGATCCGGCGCGCCCGCTCCGCGTGGTGCAGGTCGGTGCAGGTGCGATGGGCCTGGCCTGGATGCGTACCCTGACCGCGTCCGACGACGTCGAGCTCGTCGGGGTGGCCGACCTCGACGTCGATCGGGCGCAGGCGGCCGTACGCGCCGTCGGCGCCGACGCCAAGGTGGACGTCTCGCTCGGCGGCCTGCTGGCGGCCACCGAGCCGGACGCCGTCGTGAACGTCACCGTCCCGGCCGCCCACGCCGAGGTGAACGTCGAGGCGCTGTTCGCCGGGGTCCCGGTCCTGTGCGAGAAGCCCGCCGCGCCGACGCTGGCCGAGGCGGTCGTCCAGGTCGCCGCCGCTGAGGCGACCGGCCGGCTGCTGATGATCAGCCAGTCGCGCCGCTACTACGCCGCGCTGGCGGAATACCGGCGCCGCCTTGCCGAGCTCGGCACCCCCGGCCTGCTCACCACCGACTTCTTCCGCGGTCCGCGCTTCGGCGGCTTCCGCGACGAGATGGAGCAACCGCTGCTGGTGGACATGGCCATCCACGCCTTCGACGCCGCCCGCTACCTGCTCGACGCGGAGCCGGTCTCGGTCAGCTGCGAGAGCTGGAACCCCGCCTGGAGCTGGTATCGGGGCGACGCCGCGGCGACGGCGACGTTCCTCTTCGACGACGGCACCCGTTACGTGTACACCGGCGCCTGGTGCACTGACGGGCTGGAGACGTCCTGGAACGGCCAGTGGCGGGCGGCCGGCTCCGGGGGCGCCGCGACCTGGGACGGCGAGGACCGCGTCACCTCCAGCGTGAGCGGCGCGGCGGACGTGCCGCCGGGCGCCAACGAGCAGATCGGCGGCGCGCTGGAGGAGTTCGTGGGGGCGCTGCGCACGGGCGTGGAGCCGTCAGGGGCGATCGCCCGCAACATCATGAGCCTCGCCATGGTCGAGGCGGCGGTGCGGTCGGCGGAGTCGGGGGCGCGGGTCCACATCGATGCGTTGATGGACCAGGCCCGCCACGACGCGCTGTCCCGTACCGTCCGCGAGGAGATCCGCGCGCGGCTCGAGTCCTGGGAGCCGCGGCGCCGCTGA
- a CDS encoding YcxB family protein, with translation MTIGSAMFVGAAVSPLVVSWSLRRTGRRRLAFLCVPTTLHLTGDGYKVETEQSTATTRWSLFGPVVTTPEFWLFFVNRQFTGFLPRRAFTDEQQAALDALPRVRTPRSPEPATSAQVRHRDLCRRTTARHAAPTSRP, from the coding sequence GTGACCATCGGCAGCGCCATGTTCGTCGGAGCGGCCGTCTCCCCCCTCGTGGTGTCGTGGTCGCTCCGCCGTACAGGGAGGCGACGACTCGCCTTCCTCTGCGTGCCCACCACACTTCACTTGACCGGCGACGGCTACAAGGTTGAGACCGAGCAGTCCACCGCCACGACGCGATGGTCCCTGTTCGGCCCGGTCGTCACCACCCCGGAGTTCTGGCTGTTCTTTGTCAACAGGCAGTTCACCGGTTTCCTCCCCCGCCGTGCCTTCACCGACGAGCAACAGGCGGCGCTCGATGCCTTGCCGCGCGTCAGGACACCCCGGTCTCCTGAACCCGCCACATCCGCGCAGGTCCGCCACCGCGATCTCTGCCGCCGGACGACGGCCAGGCACGCCGCCCCCACCTCCCGCCCCTGA
- a CDS encoding CHAT domain-containing protein, whose product MRDQLLSGLRTRLATVSGTGDGAAVLDPEALAEAERLLEFLATQEGVDEEVLSAVGLLHWLRAAVMLEEQGQQEEWGRALVLLMPFYLATPDALPGQVRSSFSEWLGPDDPVGEERTYASAEALSNLAMFVLERFTRLHRRIDGEAAIGLLRRALHPLPPDHPSRATILSNLGYALMLSDVLTPPDGSPEPPNLDEALAVLREAFQGTPREHSNHARCANGLALAVKAKALRTRDTALLSEAIELFRLAVDTATSADQNLPQILADMGSSLLLWADATGEADPAVLDEAVSVLRRAVQQTPEHGPERRARLRLLARAELRRPPRPSATRRLDPETRRRVDDLTGLIARAIPAAGGEVSNEPDNMFAVVARLLGIAPSDGEGHHAQLMDLLAGFLRDTSDTDLERKAFEFMRRRSSHLSADDQLDAMLTQLFAPDEPPSTPVDPASFDEVLDLTERLLRELPDDHPERPLLAVNQLMIQLLRRQGGLGEPGGIGQIGETVALLTRLMEVLPSLMSSMNMSATLVGDMTMMRTSLLSPFETLAVLEDTLKHARGRLAALPEDHPEHTATLKTLAHALFQQYHLIHEESDYQEAVSLTRRIVAGDVAQARRLVMAWGMAARSRARFRALAAASPSEHDLPARGLARLSSDEAVSAIHRSDAPAALEALEDGRALLHSSALNARRELENLRAADSRLAEHFVALRERIREVSTDLGYEPPLDDLGRLHDMASEWSELVGRIQALPEFGRFLMPLPLGMPDLGPAAAEGPVVSINVNPRRCDALALCADGVRLVRLPDLRAAELIEQAEAFHTAVRTAQTSSELLAGQAQRVLLDTLGWLWDVLAEPVLTELGFTEPPQDGSWPRLWWSPTGPLNALPLHAAGRHTIAGASVLDRAVSSYTPTLRALLHSRSRPVPSRRAGLTVAMPATPGHAALPETAREAVEVTSRVHGLALIGPQASRAAVLAALPDATVAHFACHASSDPYDPSASHLLLDDGPLNVTEISRLHLDHAELAYLSACATARGSAKLADEAIHLASAFQLAGYAQAVATLWEIGDHVAATMAADFHRELRETIDAPIRIPGALALHLATRRMREARPGQPSAWAAFLHSGA is encoded by the coding sequence ATGCGTGACCAGCTGCTCAGCGGGCTTCGCACCCGGCTCGCCACGGTGTCGGGCACGGGCGACGGCGCCGCCGTTCTCGACCCCGAGGCCTTGGCCGAGGCCGAGCGGCTGCTCGAGTTCCTCGCCACGCAGGAGGGCGTGGATGAGGAGGTGTTGTCCGCGGTCGGGCTGCTGCACTGGTTACGCGCGGCGGTCATGCTCGAGGAGCAGGGACAGCAGGAAGAGTGGGGCCGCGCGCTCGTCCTCCTGATGCCCTTCTATCTGGCCACGCCGGACGCGCTGCCCGGCCAGGTGCGCTCCTCGTTCAGCGAGTGGCTCGGTCCGGACGACCCGGTGGGGGAAGAGCGGACGTACGCGTCCGCCGAGGCGCTGTCCAACCTGGCCATGTTCGTGCTCGAACGCTTCACCCGGCTGCACCGGCGCATCGACGGCGAGGCCGCGATCGGGCTGCTGCGCCGGGCCCTGCACCCGCTACCGCCCGATCATCCCTCCCGTGCGACGATCCTGAGCAATCTCGGGTATGCGCTCATGCTGAGCGATGTGCTGACGCCGCCGGACGGGAGTCCGGAGCCGCCGAACCTCGACGAGGCCCTCGCGGTGCTCAGAGAGGCGTTCCAGGGCACCCCACGAGAGCACTCGAACCATGCCCGCTGTGCCAATGGCCTGGCCCTGGCGGTGAAGGCCAAGGCTCTCAGGACCCGGGACACGGCGCTGCTGTCCGAGGCCATCGAGCTGTTCCGCCTGGCCGTGGACACGGCGACGAGCGCGGATCAGAACCTTCCGCAGATTCTCGCCGATATGGGATCCTCGCTGCTGCTCTGGGCGGATGCCACGGGCGAGGCCGATCCCGCCGTCCTGGACGAGGCCGTCTCCGTCCTGCGCCGGGCCGTGCAGCAGACCCCCGAGCACGGCCCCGAGCGGCGTGCCCGGCTGAGGCTGCTCGCCAGGGCTGAGCTGCGGCGGCCCCCGAGGCCGTCCGCCACCCGCCGGCTCGACCCCGAGACGCGGCGCCGCGTGGACGATCTGACCGGACTCATCGCACGGGCGATCCCGGCCGCCGGCGGCGAGGTCTCGAACGAACCGGACAACATGTTCGCCGTCGTCGCCCGGTTGCTGGGCATCGCCCCGTCCGACGGCGAGGGGCACCACGCGCAGCTCATGGACCTCTTGGCCGGTTTCCTGCGCGACACCTCGGACACCGACCTGGAACGCAAGGCGTTCGAGTTCATGCGGCGGCGATCCAGCCACCTGAGCGCGGACGATCAGCTCGACGCGATGCTGACGCAGCTGTTCGCCCCTGACGAGCCGCCTTCGACGCCTGTCGACCCGGCGAGTTTCGACGAGGTGCTCGACCTGACCGAACGCCTGCTGCGGGAGCTGCCGGACGACCATCCCGAGCGCCCCCTGCTGGCGGTGAACCAGCTCATGATCCAGCTGCTCCGGCGGCAGGGCGGCCTCGGCGAACCGGGCGGGATCGGGCAGATCGGGGAGACGGTCGCCTTGCTGACCCGGCTGATGGAGGTGCTTCCATCGCTGATGAGCTCCATGAACATGTCGGCCACCCTGGTCGGCGACATGACCATGATGAGAACCTCGCTGCTGTCCCCGTTCGAGACCCTCGCCGTGCTCGAGGACACGCTGAAACACGCCCGCGGGAGGCTCGCCGCCCTGCCGGAGGATCACCCGGAGCACACGGCGACGCTGAAGACCCTCGCACACGCGCTGTTCCAGCAATACCACCTCATCCATGAGGAATCGGACTATCAGGAGGCCGTCAGCCTGACCCGCCGGATCGTCGCCGGCGACGTGGCGCAGGCCAGGCGGCTCGTGATGGCGTGGGGGATGGCGGCACGATCCCGCGCCAGGTTCCGTGCCCTGGCGGCGGCCTCGCCGAGCGAGCACGACCTGCCCGCGCGCGGCCTGGCTCGCCTGTCCTCGGACGAGGCCGTATCCGCGATCCACCGCAGCGACGCTCCGGCGGCGTTGGAAGCACTGGAGGACGGGCGCGCGCTGCTGCACTCCAGCGCGCTCAACGCACGCAGGGAGCTGGAGAACCTGCGGGCCGCCGACTCCCGGCTGGCTGAGCATTTCGTCGCCCTGCGCGAGCGGATCCGCGAGGTCAGCACCGATCTCGGCTATGAACCGCCGCTGGACGACCTCGGGCGCTTGCATGACATGGCCTCGGAGTGGAGTGAGCTGGTCGGCCGGATCCAGGCGCTCCCCGAGTTCGGGAGGTTCCTGATGCCGCTGCCGCTGGGCATGCCGGACCTGGGACCGGCCGCCGCCGAAGGGCCGGTGGTGAGCATCAACGTCAACCCGCGCCGCTGCGACGCGCTTGCTCTGTGCGCCGACGGCGTCCGCCTGGTGCGGCTGCCTGACCTGCGTGCCGCCGAGCTCATCGAGCAGGCAGAGGCGTTCCACACCGCGGTTCGCACCGCGCAGACCAGCTCGGAGCTGCTGGCCGGCCAGGCGCAGCGGGTGCTGCTCGACACCCTCGGCTGGCTGTGGGACGTCCTGGCCGAACCCGTGCTGACGGAGCTGGGCTTCACCGAGCCTCCGCAAGACGGGTCGTGGCCTCGGCTGTGGTGGTCGCCGACCGGGCCGCTCAATGCGCTTCCCCTGCACGCCGCCGGCCGTCACACGATCGCCGGCGCGTCCGTCCTCGATCGCGCCGTCTCGTCGTACACGCCCACCCTGCGCGCCCTGCTGCACAGCCGCTCCCGTCCCGTGCCGTCGCGCCGCGCCGGCCTGACCGTGGCCATGCCGGCGACTCCCGGCCATGCCGCGCTGCCGGAGACCGCGCGTGAGGCCGTCGAGGTCACCTCCCGGGTCCACGGCCTGGCGCTCATCGGCCCGCAGGCGTCCCGCGCCGCCGTGCTGGCCGCGCTGCCCGACGCGACCGTCGCGCATTTCGCCTGCCACGCCAGCAGCGACCCGTACGACCCTTCGGCGAGCCATCTCCTGCTGGACGACGGGCCGCTGAACGTCACCGAGATCAGCCGGCTCCACCTCGACCACGCCGAGCTGGCCTACCTCTCCGCCTGCGCGACCGCCCGCGGCAGCGCCAAGCTCGCCGACGAGGCGATCCACCTGGCCTCTGCCTTCCAGCTGGCCGGCTACGCCCAGGCCGTCGCCACACTGTGGGAGATCGGCGACCACGTCGCGGCGACGATGGCCGCCGACTTCCACCGAGAGCTACGGGAGACGATCGACGCTCCGATCCGGATCCCCGGCGCACTCGCCCTGCACCTGGCCACGCGCCGCATGCGCGAGGCCAGGCCTGGGCAGCCCTCGGCCTGGGCGGCATTCCTGCACTCGGGGGCATGA
- a CDS encoding MmcQ/YjbR family DNA-binding protein, whose product MIDDEVGARLREICLSLPEAIEKPFGGHTAPSFRVRDKLFLMTSEDGLTMMFKAGPGVQEALVASTPERFFVPAYVGGKGWVGARLDVEQDWDEIDELIRDSYRLIAPKRLVALMDGQV is encoded by the coding sequence GTGATTGACGACGAGGTGGGGGCGCGGCTGCGGGAGATCTGCCTGTCTCTGCCGGAGGCGATCGAGAAGCCGTTCGGTGGCCATACGGCGCCCTCGTTCCGGGTCCGGGACAAGCTGTTCCTGATGACCAGCGAGGACGGGCTGACGATGATGTTCAAGGCCGGTCCTGGCGTGCAGGAGGCCCTGGTGGCGTCCACCCCGGAGCGCTTCTTCGTGCCCGCGTACGTCGGCGGCAAGGGGTGGGTCGGCGCCCGGCTCGACGTGGAGCAGGACTGGGATGAGATCGACGAGCTGATCAGGGACAGCTACCGCCTGATCGCGCCGAAGCGGCTGGTCGCCCTCATGGACGGACAAGTCTGA
- a CDS encoding carbohydrate ABC transporter permease: MTSANLSITAAGDSLGRLGRKAAWMRLFRRHAQWLFCLPAILFVAMFFGYPIVQNIVMGFQEYGVSTFYSGEAPWVGLANYVTTFSSRLFTTTLVNTALFTIGSISFQFVIGLALALFFKRTFPLSGFLRSLLLLPWLLPLIASSAVWKWMLDQESGVLNQFLGLFGVDPVPWLVDPTLALIGVIGVNIWLGIPFNVAILYSGLQAVPRELYEAGSLDGAVGWKAFRHITWPSIRSVVSVVLVLGVVYTLKVVDIILGLTGGGPANSTQTLATNAYNKSFVEFNFGEGAAISNVLIVVSLVFAMVYLFISRREAHE; this comes from the coding sequence ATGACCTCAGCCAACCTCAGCATCACCGCCGCAGGAGACTCCCTCGGCAGGCTGGGCCGCAAGGCGGCATGGATGCGCCTGTTCCGGCGCCACGCGCAGTGGCTGTTCTGCCTGCCCGCCATCCTGTTCGTCGCGATGTTCTTCGGATACCCGATCGTCCAGAACATCGTCATGGGTTTCCAGGAGTACGGGGTCTCGACCTTCTACAGCGGCGAGGCGCCCTGGGTCGGCCTGGCCAACTACGTGACGACCTTCTCCAGCCGCCTGTTCACCACGACCCTGGTGAACACGGCGCTGTTCACCATCGGGTCGATCTCCTTCCAGTTCGTGATCGGGCTGGCCCTGGCGCTGTTCTTCAAGCGCACCTTCCCGTTGAGCGGTTTCCTGCGGTCGTTGTTGCTGCTGCCGTGGCTGCTGCCCTTGATCGCCTCCAGCGCGGTGTGGAAGTGGATGCTCGACCAGGAGAGCGGCGTCCTCAACCAGTTTCTCGGCCTGTTCGGCGTCGATCCGGTCCCGTGGCTGGTCGACCCGACCCTCGCGCTCATCGGGGTCATCGGCGTGAACATCTGGCTCGGGATACCGTTCAACGTCGCGATCCTCTACAGCGGTCTGCAGGCGGTTCCGCGCGAGCTGTATGAGGCGGGATCGCTGGACGGCGCGGTCGGGTGGAAGGCGTTCAGGCACATCACCTGGCCGAGCATCAGATCCGTGGTCAGCGTCGTCCTGGTGCTCGGCGTCGTCTACACGCTCAAGGTCGTCGACATCATCCTCGGCCTGACCGGCGGCGGCCCGGCCAACTCCACCCAGACCCTGGCGACGAACGCCTACAACAAGTCGTTCGTCGAGTTCAACTTCGGGGAAGGCGCCGCCATCAGCAACGTCCTCATCGTGGTGTCGCTCGTCTTCGCCATGGTCTACCTCTTCATCTCCCGGCGGGAGGCCCACGAGTGA
- a CDS encoding carbohydrate ABC transporter permease: MNTSSTVRRLPMTVLGVFFLAVMIFPVYWMLNSSLQADSGAASTEFLPLNATFSGYAQALEEQGPNFVTSLVVALGTVVLTLVIATPAAYGLARFRTRGSSVFLLVLLITQMIPVMVIANALYPLFNSLFLINNVLGLILANTAAGIPFAVLLIRAFMGAIPGALVEAAMVDGAGNLRAFLSIVVPISKNAIVTAALFTFLSAWSDFLFALTLTSTPEVRPITLGIYDYISANTQDWSAVMATAVLASVPAALLLIFAQRYIAAGAVSGAVK; the protein is encoded by the coding sequence GTGAACACGTCATCGACCGTGCGCCGGCTGCCCATGACGGTGCTGGGCGTCTTCTTCCTCGCCGTGATGATCTTCCCGGTCTACTGGATGCTCAACAGCAGCCTGCAGGCCGATTCCGGCGCCGCCTCCACCGAATTCCTCCCGCTCAACGCGACGTTCTCCGGATATGCGCAGGCCCTGGAGGAACAGGGCCCGAACTTCGTCACCAGCCTGGTCGTCGCTCTGGGAACGGTCGTGCTGACCCTGGTCATCGCCACGCCCGCCGCCTACGGCCTCGCGCGCTTCCGTACCCGGGGCAGCAGCGTGTTCCTGCTGGTGTTGCTGATCACGCAGATGATCCCCGTCATGGTCATCGCCAACGCGCTCTACCCCCTCTTCAACTCGCTCTTCCTGATCAACAATGTCCTCGGCCTGATCCTCGCCAACACCGCCGCGGGCATCCCGTTCGCCGTGCTGCTCATCCGCGCGTTCATGGGCGCCATTCCCGGGGCGCTCGTGGAGGCCGCGATGGTGGACGGGGCGGGCAACCTGCGGGCGTTCCTGTCGATCGTCGTACCGATCAGCAAGAACGCGATCGTGACCGCCGCCCTGTTCACCTTCCTGTCGGCGTGGAGCGACTTCCTCTTTGCCCTGACCCTGACCAGCACCCCCGAGGTGCGGCCCATCACCCTGGGCATCTACGACTACATCAGCGCGAACACCCAGGACTGGAGCGCCGTCATGGCGACCGCGGTGCTCGCCTCCGTCCCGGCGGCCCTGCTGCTGATCTTCGCCCAGCGCTACATCGCGGCAGGCGCCGTCAGCGGCGCCGTCAAGTGA
- a CDS encoding ThuA domain-containing protein — MRPLHVTVWGENRHEQAEPSVAEIYPDGMHNAIRRGIEGWLGEKATVATATLDDPEHGLTEEVLAGTDVLTWWGHAAHAEVSDEVVDRVHRHVLSGMGLVVLHSGHWSKIFTKLMGTTCTLRWRSANDRELVWTVNPAHPIARGIPHPIEIPAQEMYGEQFDIPEPDELIFISSFTGGEVFRSGCTFRRGNGKIFYFSPGDQDYPVYHHPDVLHVIANGVEWAVGDRSRRELPILLRYEMGDFFNGHGYQGAMHNKENAE; from the coding sequence ATGCGACCTCTTCACGTCACCGTGTGGGGTGAGAACCGGCACGAGCAGGCCGAGCCCAGTGTGGCCGAGATCTATCCGGACGGCATGCACAACGCCATCCGGCGCGGCATCGAGGGCTGGCTGGGGGAGAAGGCGACCGTCGCCACGGCCACGCTCGACGACCCCGAGCACGGCCTGACCGAGGAGGTGCTCGCCGGGACCGACGTGCTCACCTGGTGGGGCCACGCCGCGCACGCGGAGGTGTCCGATGAGGTGGTCGATCGGGTGCACCGGCACGTCCTGTCGGGCATGGGCCTGGTGGTGCTGCACTCCGGTCACTGGTCGAAGATCTTCACCAAGCTCATGGGCACCACGTGCACGCTGCGCTGGCGCAGCGCCAACGATCGTGAGCTGGTCTGGACGGTGAACCCGGCCCACCCCATCGCCCGCGGCATCCCCCACCCCATCGAGATCCCCGCCCAGGAGATGTACGGCGAGCAGTTCGACATCCCTGAGCCCGACGAGCTGATCTTCATCAGCTCCTTCACCGGCGGCGAGGTGTTCCGTAGCGGCTGCACCTTCCGGCGCGGCAACGGCAAGATCTTCTACTTCAGCCCCGGCGACCAGGACTATCCGGTGTATCACCATCCGGACGTGCTGCACGTCATCGCCAATGGCGTCGAGTGGGCGGTCGGCGACCGGTCCCGGCGCGAGCTGCCGATCCTGCTGCGCTACGAGATGGGCGACTTCTTCAACGGGCACGGCTACCAGGGTGCGATGCACAACAAGGAGAACGCCGAGTGA